Genomic segment of Cereibacter sphaeroides 2.4.1:
GCCGGCTGGCGTGCCTGCCCGAGGGAGCGCAGATCGTCAACTTCGCCCGCGGCCCGATCCTCGACAGCGCGGCGCTGATCGAAGCACTCGACAGCGGCCGGATCGGCCATGCGGTGCTCGACGTGTTCGAGGTCGAGCCCCTGCCCGAGGCCTCGCCCTTCTGGGGCCATCCGAAGGTGACCGTGCTGCCGCATATCTCAGCCGCCACCGACCCCGAGACCGCCTCGGCCATCGTGGGCGCGCATGTGGCCGACTACCGCGCGACCGGCCGTATCCCGCCCTCGGTCGATCTCACCCGCGGCTACTGAAAGGCGGCCCGCGCCCCGCCCCGGCGAGCCCGGGGCGCAGGCTCCGGTTCAGCAGCAGGCGGGTGTTTCGAGAGCTTTCCGGCAAAGGCGCCCCCCGGGATGAGGCCCCGGCTTTCCACCGGGACAAGCCGCCGAATCGCGCCGGACCCGGAGCGGTTTCCGGGGGTGGCTTGCGTTCCAAGACGCCCGTCCGGCAATCCACCCGCTCTGCCTCACGCCCTTCCCGCTCAGGCGGGGCGGGCGCCGATCAGGCTGCGGCGATCGAGCACGCAATGGACGCCCTTCTGCCCGTTCACCGCCTGCGTGATCCGCAGGTCGGCGCAGAGGCTCGCGTGCCGCCAGGCCTCGGTGCGGGTGAGGCCCGTCTGCGCGCAGATCCAGTCGAGCATCCGGGCGGTCGCATCGCGTGCGGCCCCGTCGAGCGTCTCGTGAAAGCCCATGGTCACGATCAGATCGCCCAGCTCGATCTCGGGGGCGGCGGGCGCCGTGCCCTTTTCGAGCGTGAAGCGGAAGCGGCCGGTCAGTGCCGTTTCGAGCGCGGTGTCGCAGACCTCGCCGTCGCCCTGCAGCGCATGACCGTCGCCCGCAAAGAACAGCGCGCCCGCGCAGAAGACCGGGAAGGAGATCCGCGCGCCCTGCCGGAAGAAGCGGTTGTCCACATTGCCGCCGAAGGGTCCGGGCGGAACCGAGCTGACCCGGCCGCCCTCGGGCGGCGGCGCCACGGCGAGGATGCCGAAGAAGGGCGCCAGCGCCACCTCGGGGCCCCAGGGCAGGCGCGCGCTGCGGCGCGCCCGGTCGATGGGGACGACGAGGCTCTCGTAGGCGGGCGCGAGGTCGGGGAAGATCCCGAAGCCGGGCTCGATGGCGCTCCAGCCCCAGTCCTGCGCGAGCGTAATCTCCTCGATCTCGACCACCAGCCGGTCGCCGGGCTCGGCCCCCGCGATATGGACCGGCCCCGTCAGCATGTGGGGCCCGAGATGGGGCACCTGCGCCTCCATCACCGCGCGGTGGCTGGCCAGCACCCGGCAGGGGTGGCCCTCGGGCGGCAGATTGCGCGGGCCGCCCGAGAGGGTCTCGATCACCGCCCGCTCGCCCGGCGCGAGCTGCAGCACGGGGGCGGCGGCGGGATCGAGATGGCCCCACGAGACGGTCGCGGGCGAGGCGGGAAGGTGGTGGTCCAGAGGGCGCTCCATCGGCGGAAGGGTCAGCGCACCCTCATCTGTCTGGGCAGGGTCGACAAGACCTCGATGCCGGTTTCGGTGAGGATCACCGTCTCGGAAGCGCCGACCGTATAGTCGCCGTAGCTGCGCAGCGTCGCGGGCAGGTGGAAAACCATGCCTGGCTCCAGCAGGCGATCCACGCCGGTGAAGAGCGACAGGATCGCCCCCTCGCCCCAGTCGGGCGCGAAGGCCGCGCCCATCGAATAGCCGATGCGTTTGCGGAAGGCGGCCGTATAGCCCGCGGCATCGATCACCGCCTGCGCGGCCTCGTGCGGCGCCGCGCAGGGCGCGCCGGGGCGCAGGGCCGCCAGCGCCGCATCGAGCGCGCGCTCGGCCGTGTCCATCATGCGCGCGGCCTCGGCGGGCGGCGGGCCGATCCAGACGCTGCGCATGAGCGCCGCGTGATAGCGGTCGTGACTCGCGGCGAGTTCGAGGAAGACCCCGTCGCCGGGTTCGAGCAGCCGCCGCCGCCAGGTCGCATGGGGCACGCCCGAGCGCGGCCCCGAGGAGACGAGCGGCTCCATCGCCATGGCTTCGGAGCCCGCGCGGATCGCGGCCCCCATCATGGCGGCGGCCACCTCGTTCTCGCTGACGCCCGCGCGGCAGGCCTCGATCGAAGCGGCAATGGCGGCCTCGGCATAGCCCGCGGCCTTGCGGATCGCGGACTGCTCGGCCGGCGATTTCACCGCGCGCAGCCGCTCCGCCACACCCGACCCGTCGATCAGCGCCACGCCGGCAAGGGCCTGGGCGATGCGCTCGGACAGGTCCTGACCGATGAACCAGGCGCCGCGCTCCATGGCGATGCGCCCGAGGCCCAGATCCCGCACAAGGCTGCCGAGCGCCGCGGCCGGGTCCTCGCCGTCCTGCCAGGCGCGGATGTCGGCGAGCCAGGTCGAGGCCCGCGCGCCCGTCGTCTCGAGCTGGCGCACGAGGAGCACGGGTGCCCCCTCGACCGGCACCACGAGGGCCTGAAAGGCGAAATAGCCCGCCGTCTGCCGCCCCGTGGCCCAGAAGATGTTCTCCGGTCCGAGCAGCACCAGCGCATCGGCGCCGAGATCCGCCGTGGCCGCCTGCAGCCGCGCGATGCGGCCTTCGAATTCGGCGGCCGGGAAAACCGCATCACGGCCGCGGAGCGGGTCGGCCGCGGTGTCTGCCGGGAGTGTCGACATCGGATTAGTCCTTGTTGAGCCAGCCCAGCGTGCGGGCGCGCATGCGGTCGAAATGAAGCGCCATGGCGGCCGCGGCGGCCTCGGCGTCGCGGCCGGCGATCGCGTCGATCACCGCGATATGTTCCCGCGCCTGATCGGCAAAGTTGGTGTGGGTGCGGATGATGGTGCTGCGCCGCACGATGGCGCGCTGCTCGGCGAGAAGCCCCGGCAGGAGCGTGAGCCCCGCCGCCAGCGCCACCGCCCGGTGGAAGATGCCGTCATCCTGCCAGAAGCTCTCGAAATCCATCGCCCCCGCGCCGAGATAGCGCAGCTGCGCCTCGCGCGCGGCCTCGAGCTCGGGCGTGAGGCCGAAGCCCGCAGCCCTGCGCGCAGCGGCGCGTTCGAGGATCAGCCGGAGCTGGATGATGTCGAGCAGCTGCTCGACCGAGACGAGACGCACCAGCAGCGTGCCGTTCACCATCCGCTCGATCACCTGCTCGCGCTCGAGCACCGACAAAGCCGAGCGCAGCGGCGTGCGCGAGATGCCCAGCCGCTCGGCCAGCTCGCGCTCGGTCAGGATGGTGTTGGGCGCGATCCGCCCCTCGAGAATATCCTCGCGGAGGCGGCGGTAGGCGCTGTGCGAGAGCGTCTCGGAACTCATGGGGAGCCGTTCCCCGACAGCGCGGCGAAGACGGCTTCTACCGCGCGGGCGAGGTCGGCCGGATCCATCCCCTCGTCGGGGCAGTGGCTGCCGTTCCAGTTGCGGATGAAGACCATGACGCTGTCCCAGCCGGCGCTGGCGAAGGCCGCCGCATCGTGGCCACCGCCCGAGAGCATCCGGCGCGGCTGATCGCCCCGGCGCGCGGCGCCGCCCGCCACCCAGTCGATCATCGCAGGCGACAGGCGCGCAGGCTGGCTGCGGCTCTGGGTGCCCAGATCGAAGCGGATGCCGGGCCGCTCGGTCTCGATGCGGCGGATCTCCTCGCGCAGCACCCGGTCGGCCGCCTCCAGCACCGTCACATCCT
This window contains:
- a CDS encoding M24 family metallopeptidase; its protein translation is MSTLPADTAADPLRGRDAVFPAAEFEGRIARLQAATADLGADALVLLGPENIFWATGRQTAGYFAFQALVVPVEGAPVLLVRQLETTGARASTWLADIRAWQDGEDPAAALGSLVRDLGLGRIAMERGAWFIGQDLSERIAQALAGVALIDGSGVAERLRAVKSPAEQSAIRKAAGYAEAAIAASIEACRAGVSENEVAAAMMGAAIRAGSEAMAMEPLVSSGPRSGVPHATWRRRLLEPGDGVFLELAASHDRYHAALMRSVWIGPPPAEAARMMDTAERALDAALAALRPGAPCAAPHEAAQAVIDAAGYTAAFRKRIGYSMGAAFAPDWGEGAILSLFTGVDRLLEPGMVFHLPATLRSYGDYTVGASETVILTETGIEVLSTLPRQMRVR
- a CDS encoding GntR family transcriptional regulator → MSSETLSHSAYRRLREDILEGRIAPNTILTERELAERLGISRTPLRSALSVLEREQVIERMVNGTLLVRLVSVEQLLDIIQLRLILERAAARRAAGFGLTPELEAAREAQLRYLGAGAMDFESFWQDDGIFHRAVALAAGLTLLPGLLAEQRAIVRRSTIIRTHTNFADQAREHIAVIDAIAGRDAEAAAAAMALHFDRMRARTLGWLNKD
- a CDS encoding acetamidase/formamidase family protein, coding for MERPLDHHLPASPATVSWGHLDPAAAPVLQLAPGERAVIETLSGGPRNLPPEGHPCRVLASHRAVMEAQVPHLGPHMLTGPVHIAGAEPGDRLVVEIEEITLAQDWGWSAIEPGFGIFPDLAPAYESLVVPIDRARRSARLPWGPEVALAPFFGILAVAPPPEGGRVSSVPPGPFGGNVDNRFFRQGARISFPVFCAGALFFAGDGHALQGDGEVCDTALETALTGRFRFTLEKGTAPAAPEIELGDLIVTMGFHETLDGAARDATARMLDWICAQTGLTRTEAWRHASLCADLRITQAVNGQKGVHCVLDRRSLIGARPA